The sequence below is a genomic window from Candidatus Auribacterota bacterium.
CAGTGTTGGTAGCCTCATCACAATGAGATCGTTTGTTGTAGGGCATTTTAGGAGGGGGCGAAGTAATGTTAAACCAAAAATCGCGGTTTTTCCCCAGGAAGTGGCTCTGTGAGGGGAAGAGTACATCTCTTCTAGCCCCCCTCACCCTAACCCTCTCCCCCCAGACATTGGGGGGAGAGGGAACAGTCATGGGGACATTTCTATTTTGGCTGGACAGACGCACGGGATAACATTGATGGGATCTTAGAAAAAGTATATACTGCAGGCTGCCATTTTATTCCACTACGGGAGGAGGTAGTCCGAATGGCGCAAAAAGTGTTGGTCACAGGCGGCACGGGGTTCACGGGCGGCCACCTCTGCCGGCGCCTGGCGGAGCTCGGCCACCAGGTTCGCGCGCTCGCGCGTTCACCAGGAAAGGCGATGTCGCTCGCCTCAGCCGGCATCGATATTGTCCCGGGAGATCTCAAGGACAAGGATTCGCTCCTCAATGCTGCCTCAGGATGCGACGCCGTCTATCATATCGCCGCGACCTACAGGCAGGAGGGAGTGCCGGAGCGGGAGTTTTGGGATGTCAATGTCAATGGCACTGAGAATATGCTCGAGGCGGCAGCGCGCTGCGGCGTGAGCCGTTTCGTCCACTGCAGCACGGTGGGTGTCCACGGCCACATCGCCCACCCTCCCGCAGACGAGTCGGCTCCCTACAGCCCTGGAGATGTCTACCAGGAAACAAAGCTCGCGGGTGAGAAGCTCGCCCTGAATTACTTCCGCACGAAGGGGTTGTCGGGGGTGGTCTTCCGACCCACTGGCATCTACGGCCCCGGGGATACGCGTTTTCTCAAGCTGTTCCGGCATATCAAGTCAGGCCGTTTCCACATGATCGGGAGCGGAGAGGTGTCTTACCACCTGACCTACATTGACGACCTCGTGGACGGGATCATCCTCTGCGGCACAAAGAGGGAGGCGCTGGGGAACATTTATATCCTGGGCGGCGAGCGCGCCATGACACTCAACGAGCTCGCGGGCACGATCGCGGAGATCCTCGGCGTCAATCTCTCCCGGCTGCGTATTCCTTTTGCGCCCGTGTACGCTGCGGCCTTCGTGTGCGAAAAGCTGTGCAAGCCGTTCGGGATAGAACCCCCCCTCTACAGGAGGAGGGTCGATTTTTTCAGGAAGGAGAGGTCATTCGACATATCGAAGGCAAGGTGGGAACTCGGTTATAATCCAAAAATCAGTCCGCAAGAAGGGTTGAAACGGACCGCTGAATGGTACGTGAGAAACGGCCTCATGTAAAAAGTCGAAAGTGTAAAGACCTATAGCTGAAACGGCCTCATGTAGAAAGTTGAAAGAGAAAGGACCCTATCTCGACCAGGTCAATCGCCATGATAAAAGAACCACATCACAGGAGGGGCGGTTTCATTCGCCTGATCACCGGCATCGTGCTCATGGCATTCGTCATCTGGTGGGTCGGCCTCGAAAAGGTCGGCGCGGCCTTCTCGCGCATCCGGCTGGCCTGGGTCATCCCGATCCTCGTCACCGCGTATCTCGGGATCGCATTGAGCTGCCTGCGCTGGAAAGCGCTCCTCGCCGCGCGGGGGATCAACGTCTCGGTGCATCCCCTT
It includes:
- a CDS encoding NAD-dependent epimerase/dehydratase family protein, with the translated sequence MAQKVLVTGGTGFTGGHLCRRLAELGHQVRALARSPGKAMSLASAGIDIVPGDLKDKDSLLNAASGCDAVYHIAATYRQEGVPEREFWDVNVNGTENMLEAAARCGVSRFVHCSTVGVHGHIAHPPADESAPYSPGDVYQETKLAGEKLALNYFRTKGLSGVVFRPTGIYGPGDTRFLKLFRHIKSGRFHMIGSGEVSYHLTYIDDLVDGIILCGTKREALGNIYILGGERAMTLNELAGTIAEILGVNLSRLRIPFAPVYAAAFVCEKLCKPFGIEPPLYRRRVDFFRKERSFDISKARWELGYNPKISPQEGLKRTAEWYVRNGLM